A single region of the Changchengzhania lutea genome encodes:
- a CDS encoding NAD-dependent epimerase/dehydratase family protein, which yields MKKVGVIGGSGFIGSYITKAFLNQGYQVKVSTTNISREDKYEHLMVFNKSDNLHISELDVTDKIALKDFVSDCDVVIHSGTPFILDVQDPKSQLFDPTINGTENFLDVINSTPGIEKVVFIASVAAWNTNFPFPAELKNFTDTFDEEDTRFTSTESHPYAQAKFIANHMVDTFIEENPDIEFEISSVSPVMVMGKSLSKREDSTSGGFQYLIKNNMAPDDFIQTLYDNDVPLAIVDVEDVANATFKAATTLGLHGKNYLLSSETYKVSDVQAMLNNDPPKEDPSIIYKNDLATAELDIQFKPVIETLNSYSN from the coding sequence ATGAAAAAAGTAGGTGTCATAGGGGGTTCTGGTTTCATAGGAAGCTACATCACAAAAGCCTTTTTAAATCAGGGCTACCAAGTAAAAGTTTCAACTACCAATATTTCCCGTGAAGACAAGTATGAACATCTGATGGTTTTTAATAAATCTGACAATTTACACATCAGCGAATTGGATGTAACAGATAAAATAGCACTAAAGGATTTTGTAAGTGATTGCGATGTAGTTATTCATAGTGGTACCCCATTTATATTAGATGTACAAGATCCAAAATCACAACTATTCGACCCAACTATTAATGGGACTGAGAATTTTTTAGACGTTATAAATAGTACGCCAGGCATTGAAAAAGTAGTGTTTATAGCATCGGTCGCTGCTTGGAACACCAATTTTCCATTTCCTGCGGAACTGAAGAATTTTACAGACACTTTTGATGAAGAGGACACTAGATTTACTAGCACCGAAAGTCACCCATATGCACAAGCAAAATTTATAGCAAATCATATGGTCGACACATTCATAGAGGAAAATCCAGACATCGAGTTTGAAATAAGTTCAGTGTCTCCAGTAATGGTCATGGGGAAATCCCTATCAAAAAGAGAAGATTCCACTTCTGGAGGTTTCCAATATTTAATAAAAAACAACATGGCACCAGACGATTTTATCCAAACACTATATGATAACGATGTGCCTTTAGCCATTGTTGATGTTGAAGACGTTGCCAATGCAACCTTTAAAGCAGCAACTACTTTAGGATTGCACGGTAAGAATTATTTACTAAGCAGTGAAACCTACAAAGTATCTGATGTGCAGGCGATGCTAAATAATGACCCTCCAAAAGAGGACCCAAGTATTATCTACAAAAATGATTTGGCTACAGCCGAATTGGATATTCAGTTTAAACCTGTTATAGAAACACTAAATAGTTATTCAAACTAA
- a CDS encoding nuclear transport factor 2 family protein, translating into MKKITVIFMMMIMIVSYAQKKTNGTVYIDHPAITAVEAMTKAFVSGDSTKVASYLTDDFKAYNGVGVNPRAKGQDKATFSSRSKSWNDGLDYFTITRTKGAYPDAIEYKKDNNEDVVWVQTWEDIKGVHKKTGVKVNMPMHRLFVVNKENKIKTIINYTNQSVFDEIGRSYVDRTNGTIYNHHDNINTVRKAFYAFENSDVDKCLSYFSDDASFSNINYEFGTSDTKAETKTNWEQFLKDFEIKNLEMIGYPDYLEYEMGNGREVLSWWNYHLIRKSDKKEIQLPFHASSSFDADGKITSHMIYYSQTMLSAK; encoded by the coding sequence ATGAAAAAAATAACAGTAATTTTTATGATGATGATAATGATCGTCTCATATGCACAGAAAAAAACAAACGGAACCGTTTACATTGACCACCCAGCCATTACAGCCGTTGAAGCCATGACAAAAGCATTTGTAAGTGGCGATTCAACAAAAGTGGCCAGCTATTTAACTGATGATTTTAAAGCCTATAATGGCGTAGGTGTAAATCCGAGAGCCAAAGGACAGGACAAGGCTACATTTTCTAGCAGATCTAAAAGTTGGAACGATGGCTTAGATTATTTTACCATAACTCGCACAAAAGGAGCTTATCCCGATGCTATTGAATACAAAAAAGACAATAATGAAGATGTGGTTTGGGTACAAACCTGGGAAGATATAAAAGGTGTCCATAAAAAAACGGGTGTGAAAGTAAACATGCCCATGCACCGCCTTTTTGTTGTCAACAAAGAGAATAAAATAAAAACCATCATAAATTACACCAACCAAAGTGTTTTTGATGAAATAGGTCGCAGTTATGTAGATAGAACCAATGGTACTATTTATAACCACCACGACAATATCAATACCGTGCGTAAAGCCTTTTATGCCTTCGAAAATTCAGATGTGGACAAATGCTTGAGTTACTTTAGCGATGATGCTTCGTTTTCTAACATCAATTATGAATTTGGAACATCAGATACCAAAGCCGAAACAAAAACAAACTGGGAACAATTCTTAAAAGATTTTGAAATAAAAAATCTAGAAATGATAGGCTATCCCGATTATCTGGAATACGAAATGGGCAACGGACGCGAAGTACTATCATGGTGGAATTATCATCTAATACGAAAATCGGATAAAAAAGAAATTCAACTTCCTTTCCATGCCAGTAGTAGTTTTGATGCCGATGGAAAAATAACTTCACACATGATCTATTACAGCCAAACCATGTTAAGTGCTAAGTAA
- a CDS encoding RidA family protein translates to METVEAKPETPEYFLLRPEVENAYGYSHAVKIGNDIKVSGAVSMDDEGNATSIGDLEQQMKSCYSDLEKILKHYGCTFDDVVVENIFTTNMPKFLEVASYRNSIYKKQFPTGSWLGVKELALPEFMIEIELEIYKP, encoded by the coding sequence ATGGAAACCGTTGAAGCTAAGCCAGAAACTCCTGAATATTTCTTACTGCGCCCTGAAGTTGAAAACGCCTATGGCTACTCACATGCTGTTAAAATTGGTAACGACATAAAGGTATCTGGAGCAGTTAGTATGGATGACGAAGGGAACGCTACATCAATTGGCGATTTGGAACAACAAATGAAGAGCTGCTATTCCGATTTAGAAAAAATATTAAAACATTATGGCTGCACATTCGATGACGTGGTCGTTGAAAACATTTTCACTACCAATATGCCAAAATTTCTAGAAGTTGCTAGTTATAGAAATAGCATCTACAAAAAGCAATTTCCAACGGGATCCTGGTTGGGCGTAAAAGAATTGGCCCTACCGGAGTTCATGATAGAAATAGAACTAGAGATATATAAACCTTAG
- a CDS encoding M20/M25/M40 family metallo-hydrolase: protein MYKLKFTLIFCLFLVSVNVQSQTDEQVIKDIYKKALTNGKSYAWLNHLSNQIGGRLSGSLNAEKAVEYTKEELEKLGLNKVWLQPVMVPKWVRGIKEYAFIESESGKTTTVNICALGGSVATPALGLKANVIEVKNFEDLEALGKAEIEGKIVFYNRSMQADLILTFEAYGGCVNQRYMGAVEAAKYGAVGVIVRSMNLRMDDLPHTGSMTYNDLPNEQRIPSAAISTNDAELLSTMLQLDPAVNFYFKQNCRQLKDVQSYNVIGEITGSEFPDEYMIVGGHLDSWDLGDGAHDDGAGVVQSMDVLRLLKESGIKPKRSIRVVLFMNEENGLRGGKKYAELAKQKGENHVFALESDSGGFTPRGFSFDCNDATFNQVLSWQPLFKPYLIHYFEKGGSGADVGPLKTKSNVLAGLRPDSQRYFDHHHASNDTFDAVNKRELELGAATMTALVYLFDKYGVNPINKDTQIKD from the coding sequence ATGTATAAATTGAAATTTACGCTTATCTTTTGTTTATTCTTAGTGTCTGTGAACGTTCAATCACAAACAGATGAGCAAGTCATTAAAGATATTTACAAAAAAGCCCTAACCAATGGGAAAAGTTACGCATGGTTAAATCATTTATCTAATCAAATCGGTGGGCGTTTGTCAGGTTCTCTAAATGCCGAAAAAGCCGTGGAATACACCAAAGAAGAACTTGAAAAGTTAGGGTTGAACAAAGTCTGGTTACAACCTGTTATGGTGCCAAAATGGGTGAGGGGCATTAAAGAATACGCGTTTATAGAATCGGAATCCGGAAAAACGACCACAGTAAATATTTGTGCTTTGGGCGGCTCTGTTGCAACGCCGGCTTTAGGTTTAAAAGCAAATGTTATTGAAGTTAAGAATTTTGAAGATCTAGAGGCTTTGGGCAAAGCTGAAATTGAAGGCAAAATTGTGTTTTATAACAGGTCCATGCAAGCCGATTTAATACTTACGTTTGAGGCTTACGGCGGTTGCGTAAACCAACGCTATATGGGAGCTGTTGAAGCTGCAAAATATGGCGCTGTTGGGGTTATTGTGCGTTCTATGAATTTGAGGATGGATGATTTACCACATACAGGTAGTATGACTTATAATGATTTACCTAATGAGCAGCGTATTCCATCTGCAGCTATAAGCACCAACGATGCCGAATTACTGAGTACCATGCTACAATTAGACCCCGCTGTTAATTTTTATTTTAAGCAAAATTGCCGCCAGTTAAAAGATGTGCAATCCTATAATGTGATTGGAGAAATTACAGGAAGTGAATTTCCAGATGAATACATGATTGTAGGGGGCCATTTAGATTCTTGGGATTTAGGAGATGGTGCTCATGACGATGGCGCAGGAGTGGTGCAATCTATGGATGTTTTAAGATTACTAAAAGAGTCAGGAATAAAACCAAAACGAAGCATCAGAGTCGTGTTGTTTATGAATGAAGAAAACGGTTTACGTGGCGGTAAAAAATATGCTGAGCTTGCAAAACAAAAAGGTGAAAACCATGTATTTGCTTTGGAAAGTGATTCAGGTGGGTTTACACCTCGTGGGTTTAGTTTCGATTGTAACGATGCTACTTTTAATCAAGTGTTAAGTTGGCAACCACTATTCAAACCTTATCTTATTCACTATTTTGAAAAGGGTGGAAGCGGTGCAGACGTTGGGCCATTAAAAACAAAATCGAATGTGCTTGCTGGTTTAAGACCAGACTCACAACGCTATTTTGATCATCACCATGCCAGCAACGATACATTTGATGCGGTAAATAAACGGGAGTTGGAACTTGGTGCTGCAACAATGACGGCATTGGTGTATTTGTTTGATAAATATGGTGTAAACCCTATAAATAAAGACACACAGATAAAAGACTAG
- a CDS encoding MBOAT family O-acyltransferase: MLLLASYVFYGLWNPPLIILLWISTMVDWTAGNKLSVEENQTKRKFWLLLSMFVNLGFLAFFKYGNFLLENFIFVMNSIGVEYQAAPMDIILPMGISFYTFQTMSYTIDIYKKKIKPAKTFLDFALYVTFFPQLVAGPIVRAKDLITQFYEEKKATTNQFIWGLFLLTIGLFQKVVLADTLLADTSDAVFGSDELLHGVDAWVGTLAFSGQIFFDFAGYSTCAIGIALMLGIILPDNFKYPYASLGFSDLWQRWHISLSSWLKDYLYIPLGGNKHGITRMYVALMLTMLLGGIWHGAAWTFMVWGGLHGTYLILEKLQIKYLPFQITKWNGLILAFITFSCVNITWVFFRARQFETAWNMIKSMFYMQTDGVKILETFTIIRVSVLIGIMFLCHWFMRNSSMRALSLKVSPWTLGIVWAMMCFLIIIAQGSGEQFIYFQF; encoded by the coding sequence ATGCTGCTTTTAGCCAGTTATGTGTTCTATGGCTTATGGAATCCGCCATTAATCATTTTACTTTGGATCTCTACAATGGTCGACTGGACAGCGGGCAACAAACTATCGGTGGAAGAAAATCAGACCAAACGTAAGTTTTGGCTTCTACTAAGCATGTTTGTTAACTTAGGTTTTCTAGCCTTTTTTAAATATGGGAATTTCTTGTTAGAGAATTTCATATTTGTTATGAATAGTATTGGGGTAGAATACCAAGCAGCACCTATGGACATCATTTTACCCATGGGCATTTCATTCTATACCTTTCAAACCATGTCTTACACGATTGACATTTATAAGAAAAAAATTAAGCCTGCAAAAACCTTTTTAGACTTTGCACTCTATGTTACATTTTTTCCGCAGTTAGTAGCGGGGCCTATTGTAAGGGCAAAAGATTTAATAACGCAATTTTACGAAGAAAAGAAAGCTACAACCAATCAATTTATATGGGGCTTATTTCTTTTAACCATAGGCTTATTTCAAAAAGTGGTTTTGGCAGACACTCTACTGGCCGACACTTCTGATGCTGTTTTTGGTTCAGACGAATTACTACATGGTGTAGATGCTTGGGTTGGGACATTAGCATTTTCAGGTCAAATATTTTTCGACTTTGCTGGCTATTCTACCTGTGCTATTGGTATCGCCCTTATGCTTGGTATTATACTACCAGATAACTTTAAATATCCATATGCATCATTAGGGTTTTCAGACTTATGGCAGCGTTGGCATATATCCCTATCGAGCTGGTTAAAAGATTATTTATACATCCCGCTTGGTGGTAATAAACACGGTATAACACGCATGTATGTTGCTTTAATGCTCACCATGCTTTTAGGAGGTATTTGGCATGGCGCTGCATGGACATTTATGGTTTGGGGAGGCTTACACGGAACGTATTTGATATTAGAGAAACTTCAAATAAAATACCTGCCTTTTCAAATTACCAAATGGAATGGTCTAATACTGGCCTTTATAACCTTCTCTTGCGTAAATATTACTTGGGTGTTTTTTAGAGCAAGACAGTTTGAAACCGCTTGGAATATGATAAAATCAATGTTTTATATGCAGACCGACGGCGTCAAGATTTTAGAAACATTCACAATAATTAGAGTTAGCGTATTAATTGGCATTATGTTTTTATGTCATTGGTTTATGAGAAACTCTTCCATGAGAGCCCTCTCATTAAAAGTTTCTCCTTGGACACTAGGAATCGTTTGGGCCATGATGTGCTTCTTAATTATTATTGCCCAAGGCAGTGGCGAACAATTCATTTATTTTCAATTTTAA
- a CDS encoding DUF3179 domain-containing (seleno)protein, whose translation MGRERFSALLEPKFETIAKADIHWNDNHRFLVAHKGNDIKAYSIKDLTRHEVVNDVIDGVPIFAAYCILADLGAVYKRTYADKLLHLP comes from the coding sequence ATGGGTCGAGAGCGCTTTTCTGCGTTATTAGAACCAAAATTTGAAACCATTGCTAAAGCTGATATCCATTGGAATGATAACCATCGTTTTTTAGTGGCTCATAAAGGAAATGACATTAAAGCCTATTCGATAAAAGATTTAACACGTCATGAGGTTGTTAATGATGTTATTGATGGTGTGCCTATTTTTGCTGCTTACTGTATTTTAGCAGATTTAGGTGCTGTTTATAAACGCACTTACGCAGATAAGCTTTTACATTTGCCGTAA
- a CDS encoding PPK2 family polyphosphate kinase — protein MKKIEIDDFKITSKIDIKNQPTTFDLNEGEKNIEKEQQKISRKLAKLQNTMYAHDKYAVLVCLQGMDTSGKDSLVREVFNEFNVRGIIVHSFKVPTELELSHDYLWRHYIALPERGKFGIFNRTHYENVLVTRVHPEYILGENIPNINSVEDINDAFWDKRFEQINNFEKHIADNGTIIFKFFLNLSKDEQKNRLLRRLEKQEKNWKFSPGDLKERKLWDEYQACYEDAINRTSKDYAPWYNIPADDKPTARYIVAKIMYDTLSQYTNIQEPELDEDIKDNLEQYKKQLKSE, from the coding sequence ATGAAGAAAATAGAAATTGATGATTTTAAAATAACTTCCAAAATTGATATTAAAAACCAACCCACAACCTTTGATCTAAATGAAGGCGAAAAGAATATAGAAAAAGAACAGCAAAAAATAAGTCGTAAGCTTGCTAAACTACAGAATACCATGTATGCCCATGATAAATATGCCGTTTTAGTTTGTTTGCAAGGCATGGACACATCGGGTAAGGACAGTTTAGTACGGGAAGTGTTTAATGAATTTAACGTTAGAGGTATAATAGTACATAGTTTTAAAGTGCCAACGGAGTTAGAATTAAGTCATGACTATTTGTGGCGTCATTATATAGCATTACCAGAACGTGGGAAATTCGGAATTTTTAATAGAACGCACTATGAAAATGTTTTGGTCACTCGAGTGCATCCAGAGTATATTTTAGGTGAAAATATTCCAAATATCAATTCAGTTGAAGATATTAATGACGCTTTTTGGGATAAGCGTTTTGAACAGATCAATAATTTTGAAAAGCACATTGCAGATAATGGTACTATTATCTTTAAGTTTTTTCTGAATCTATCTAAGGACGAACAAAAAAACCGACTATTGCGACGCCTCGAAAAACAAGAAAAGAACTGGAAATTCTCACCAGGCGATTTAAAAGAGCGCAAACTATGGGATGAGTATCAGGCTTGCTATGAAGATGCTATAAATAGAACATCTAAAGACTACGCACCTTGGTATAACATTCCCGCAGACGATAAACCCACAGCACGTTACATTGTAGCTAAAATAATGTATGACACATTAAGTCAGTACACCAATATTCAAGAACCAGAGCTCGATGAGGATATTAAGGATAACTTGGAGCAATATAAAAAACAACTTAAAAGCGAATGA
- a CDS encoding tetratricopeptide repeat-containing sensor histidine kinase: MKNLLYFLFIFFHIGYTQETGIQELQQKLNSEQQTDNQLEIINDMVDTAFGQNIEQALKFAKQGVTLSERADHKDWQPKFYEMQGRMHANLLQLDSATLFFNKAIKGYEAVDNLNGKATTLFKLAWVDRKNGDLENALKKDLAGLKIMETMNNKQGICDGLTRISDDLTRQNRLTEALEYAKKSIDIAETYNLTSEKFYVNFNAANVAMASGDYTLSYDYYIKALAISQEQKLGLATEADVTNGIGNALKRLGKYEQAIEKYKKSLALAKAANYANAISATMANLGEVNMLLGHYDEALVYQLETVKRQESSNDFSNLIENYNHVSTIYNKLGNYKTALSFKEKAYDLRDSIASIESDAKMSELLTQYETKKKEETIAIQDSKISQQKLIQTLSFAFAALLLGLLVFGFISYRNRSKSNKLLASKNAEIELLLKEVHHRVKNNLEVVSSLLALQSAQIEDTNTKEAMLEGQNRVNSIGIVHQKLYQGKNLGAIEMKDYFLNLSESIIDSFGAEKRINLSLAMEQLDLDIDTAVPLGLIINELLTNTVKYAFPQNDHGNITIRLEKHNNNILHLEVTDDGIGKSGITQGTGFGSQLISLLTRQLNGSMKEDSSNGTTFIFDFKLKPSA; the protein is encoded by the coding sequence ATGAAAAATCTATTATATTTCCTTTTTATTTTCTTCCATATAGGATATACCCAAGAGACAGGCATTCAAGAGCTTCAGCAAAAATTAAATTCGGAACAGCAAACTGATAATCAACTGGAGATTATAAACGACATGGTAGATACCGCCTTCGGTCAAAATATTGAGCAGGCTTTAAAATTTGCAAAACAAGGTGTAACGTTATCTGAAAGGGCAGACCACAAAGACTGGCAACCAAAATTCTATGAAATGCAAGGCAGAATGCACGCCAACTTATTGCAACTCGATTCGGCAACCCTATTCTTTAACAAAGCGATTAAAGGCTATGAAGCTGTAGATAATTTGAATGGAAAAGCGACAACACTTTTCAAGTTAGCCTGGGTAGATAGAAAAAATGGCGATTTAGAAAATGCATTAAAAAAGGATTTGGCTGGTTTAAAAATCATGGAAACCATGAATAATAAACAAGGTATTTGTGATGGTTTAACCAGGATCTCTGATGATTTAACACGTCAAAACCGATTGACAGAAGCCTTAGAATATGCTAAAAAATCTATAGATATAGCAGAAACCTATAATTTAACTTCAGAAAAATTCTATGTCAATTTTAATGCTGCCAATGTGGCTATGGCATCTGGTGACTACACCCTATCCTACGATTATTATATAAAAGCCTTAGCCATTTCACAGGAACAAAAGTTGGGATTAGCAACAGAAGCAGATGTAACCAATGGTATAGGGAATGCGCTTAAGCGCTTGGGCAAATACGAGCAAGCCATAGAAAAATATAAAAAAAGCTTAGCACTGGCCAAAGCAGCCAATTACGCAAATGCTATAAGTGCCACTATGGCGAATTTGGGTGAGGTGAATATGCTTTTAGGTCATTATGACGAAGCTTTAGTCTATCAGTTGGAAACTGTAAAGCGGCAAGAAAGTTCGAACGATTTTTCTAACCTCATAGAAAATTATAACCATGTAAGTACCATTTACAACAAGTTGGGAAATTATAAAACAGCCTTGAGTTTCAAAGAAAAAGCCTATGACCTTAGAGACAGTATAGCTTCTATTGAAAGTGATGCTAAAATGTCTGAGCTGTTAACCCAATATGAAACTAAAAAGAAAGAAGAAACCATTGCCATTCAAGACAGTAAAATTTCCCAACAAAAATTAATTCAAACCTTAAGTTTTGCTTTTGCAGCCTTACTGTTAGGCCTTTTGGTGTTTGGTTTTATTAGCTACCGCAACCGAAGCAAATCCAACAAATTATTAGCTTCTAAAAATGCTGAGATTGAATTATTGCTAAAGGAAGTACACCATAGGGTAAAAAATAATTTAGAAGTAGTTTCTAGTTTATTAGCGTTACAATCTGCACAAATAGAGGATACAAACACCAAGGAAGCCATGTTAGAAGGTCAGAACCGTGTTAATTCAATTGGTATTGTACACCAAAAATTATATCAAGGTAAAAACCTGGGCGCTATAGAAATGAAGGATTATTTTCTAAATTTAAGTGAAAGTATTATAGATAGTTTTGGGGCAGAAAAAAGGATAAACTTAAGCCTAGCTATGGAACAACTTGACTTAGATATTGATACCGCAGTTCCACTGGGTTTAATAATTAATGAATTATTGACCAATACCGTAAAATATGCATTTCCTCAAAACGACCATGGAAACATTACCATCAGACTAGAAAAACATAATAACAATATACTGCACCTTGAAGTAACTGATGACGGTATTGGTAAATCTGGCATAACCCAAGGCACGGGCTTCGGCTCACAGCTCATTTCGCTACTTACACGGCAATTAAACGGAAGCATGAAAGAAGATAGCAGTAACGGTACTACCTTTATTTTTGACTTTAAACTAAAGCCATCCGCATAG